In Nitrosomonas stercoris, the genomic stretch TTGACCGGAATTTGAACGGCTTCTACCGAAAAATCTGGTAATAAGGTTTCTACATGCGTAGGTGCGGATCCGGTCACAATTTCACCCAGGATAACAACAATAAGGATAATAATTATGCCTACAGAAACAAGTTGAAGTGTTATCCAGCGAGCTATTGAGTAATACATTTCCAAGTAAGGGGTAGTTAATGCAGTATATCGGAACAGATAATCTAGCGAGGTTAAAGTGTAATCCCTCCGAAAAACCACAGAGGCTATTTGTAGAAAATTCCATTAATATGAACTTAAGGAGTTTTCTATGCGTAAATCAAACTTCACTGAGAGCCAGATTATGGCAATTCTCAAACAAAATGAGGCTGGAATCCCAGTCCCTGAGCTATGTCGTGAGCATGGCATGAGCTCGGCTTCGTTCTATAAATGGCGTTCAAAATATGGCGGTATGGACACCTCACTCATGAAACGCATGAAGGAGCTTGAAGACGAAAACCGCCGCCTTAAAAAGATGTATGCCGAAGAGCGGCTTAAAGCTGAGATTCGACTGGAGGCACTCAAGGGAAAGCTCTAAAGCCATCTTTACGCAAAGAGATGGCGAAAGAAGCGATCACCAAGTATGCCATTAGCATTCGTCTTGCTTGCCTTTGTCTGGGTATTAGCGAGAGCTGTTTTTACTATCAAAGCAAACTCAATGCTGAGAACGAGCAGATTGCCGACTGGCTGCTTCGGTTAACCGACAACAAAAAGCGCTGGGGATTTGGCCTATGTTTTTTATACCTGCGTAATGTCAAAGGCTTTAAGTGGAACCATAAACGCGTTTATCGCATTTACCGTGAGTTGGAGCTGAACTTGCGAATCAAACCCAGAAAACGCATAAAGCGAGATAAGCCTGACGCGCTGAGCGTTCCAGCGACCATTAACGATGTCTGGTCAATGGATTTTATGTCAGATAGTTTGGCCGATGGTCGCAGTATAAGAGCCCTTAATGTTATTGATGATTTTAATCGTGAATGCTTAGCCATTGATGTTGATTTTTCATTGCCGAGTGCGCGAGTTGTTCGCTCTTTGGAACAGGTCATTGAATGGCGCGGTAAGCCAAATACAATACGCTGTGACAATGGCCCTGAGTATATCTCTGAGGCGATAAAGGACTGGGCGAAAGCACGTCAAATTACCTTGCAGTATATTCAACCAGGCAAACCAACACAGAATGCTTATGTCGAGCGTTTTAACCGAACAATGCGGCATGAATGGTTAGATTTAAACATTTTTGAAAGCATTGAGCAGGCTCAAGAACTTGCGACACAATGGCTTTGGACGTATAACAACGAACGCCCCCACACTGCTATCGGAGGAGTACCACCAAGACAGTTATTACAGGCTGTTTAAATTCTACAAATAAGAGCTGTGGAAAATGGGGGGATTACAAAAGCTTTCTAATGATGTGTTTCTTTTGAATATGCTTCCTATTAAACAAGTTTAAGCTAAAAATTATCGGTTTTCCTGGCTAAAGTTTAATTGTAAATTGTCGATCAGAGTACGTGAATTTATTAGTGTGTTCCAAACAAATTTATCCAAGAGATTCTCTAATATATGTTGAGATGGTGCTACCACTTCCTAAATATAAATCTGCTAATTGTTTTGATATTGGTGGGTATTTCTGGATGTGCCACGTACTCACAGCAGCAATTGACTATTTCCAAATATCCGGTTAAAACACTTAAATCAGTAAATCGTGTCAACAAAGTAGAAGCCATCCCAATTCCAGAAAAATTACCCTGTCGTCGTTTGTATCAGGATGAAATTCTGTATTTGAAGCAAATGCTTGCAGAGAAGGATGAATTAATTCGACGTTTGAATATTCGTGAATCAGATCAGGCGCAAGAACTTCAGAAGACTTCCAGTGAAATCAGCCGCACCCAAAACAAACTACATAGATTAGCAACACAGCCAGAAGCTGCTTCAAAAATGGCTGAAGTTGAAGTGGCGATCGCAACACTAGAATAAAGCAATCTGACTAAATCTAATATTGCTTTTAAGCATTTAGCACAACGTTTTTTAAATGCTGCAATGGTTGTTTATCGACAAAAAGATTATAGTCAGGCGATGAATTACGCAGCTCAATCGGGCGAGTTGATTGGCGCTATTAATTCAGAAAAAGATACAGAATTACAAGATGCTATTGTACCTTTTCGTACGCCAATTTTTCTACGAACTATCCAGGTTGACAATCTACGAGCAGAGCCAAATAGTACAGCTAAAGTAGTCAATCGTCTTAAGCTGAATATGCCCTTAACAGTAAGCGCTTATTATCATGAATGGCTTTACGTGCAAGTTAGCAATAACTTATCCGGCTGGATTCAGAGTTCGTCGGTGGATGTGCAGTTTAGCAATCGACGTTTCAAAGAATAATTATCTTCTTAAGGTAACCTTGTCCAGGAGTGTTGCTGCACAACGTTAAAAATAAGTATTTTGTAATTTTTTTAACAACTTCTGTTACAGTAATTGGGTATTTCATTAGTAGAAAAAGGAGAATAATTATGTATAAAGTTATGGTGATTACTGCATCATTGGCTGGATTAGTTATGGTTGGATGTGCTGATATGTCCGCAACACAACGTGGAGGCGGTACCGGTGCATTGATTGGGGCAGGTACAGGTGCTGCAATTGGCGCATTAGCTGGCGGTGGCAAAGGTGCTGCAATTGGCGCTGGTGCGGGTGCGGCAGTGGGTGCTGGTGCGGGTTATCTATGGTCTAAAAGAATGGAAGAACAAAGAATTCAGATGGAAAATGTTACTGCGGGCACAGGAGTAACTGTATCGCAAACAGCGGATAATCGGTTGATGTTAAATATTCCTAGTGATATCTCATTTGATACAGGTAGTGCGCAAATCAAACCAAATCTTCGCCCGATTTTAGATAGTTTTGCGACCAGTTTGTTGAATAATCCAGGTACGCAAGTAACCATTATTGGACATACTGATAATACTGGTAGTGATGCTGTTAATAACCCATTATCTGTTAATCGTGCAGCCAGTACACGCGAATATTTGGTGCATCGTGGCGTTCCAGTACAGCGCATCCAAATTGATGGCAGTGGATCATACCAACCAGTTGCTTCCAATAGTACCGCTGCAGGTCGTGCACAAAATCGCAGGGTTGAGATTTATGTTTCAGAAACACAAGGTGGATCAATTCAATAGTTAATTGTCGTACAAATAATTTATATCTATGAGTGACACAGAAAATATTAATAAGGACAAATGGGAGAGAGAAACACTCAAGAACTTGGTGTTCTCTTCCCTAAAGGAGCAAAGAAAGGCACGTAATTGGAGTGTTTTTTTTCGTCTGCTAACTTTTTCCTATTTGTTTGTACTACTTTTTTGGGGGTTAGGTTGGCTAGATACCGAGTCGGTAGGAGGATCTGGCAAGCACACTGCTCTTATTGATTTGCGTGGTGAGATTACTGCAGATGGTTTGAATAGCTCAGTCAACATTAATACCGGATTACGCAAAGCGTTCGAGGATAAAAATACGGCAGGTGTGATATTGCGTATTAATAGTCCGGGAGGAAGCCCGGTTCAAGCTGGTTCTATCAGTGATGAAATTTACCGGTTGCGTGCGCAGCATCCCAATATACCTTTATACGCAGTAGTTGAAGATATTTGTGCTTCGGGTGGGTATTACATTGCCGCTGCAGCGGATAAGATTTTTGTCAATAAAGCTAGCATCATCGGGTCGATCGGAGTGCGCATGGATAGTTTCGGATTTACCGGAATGCTTGAAAAACTAGGGGTAGAGCGACGTTTATTGACTGCAGGAGAAAATAAAGGATTCCTTGATCCTTTCTCGCCTGCTGATCCCGAACAGGAAGCACATGCTCGGAAAATGTTGGCGGAAATTCATCAGCAATTTATCCAAGTTGTCCAAGAAGGTAGAGGAGAACGTTTACATGAGAGCTCCGATATCTTCAGCGGTATGGTGTGGACAGGAGCTAAAAGCATTGAATTAGGTTTGGCTGATGCTTTTGGTGGCGCTGATTATGTTGCGCGTGAAGTCATTCAGGCAGAAGACATAATTGACTACACCACTCAAGAAGGCATTGCAGAACGTTTTGCCAAACGATTTGGTCGAGTAGCGACGGATTTACTGTTCGATGTTGATAGTAAATTTGCCAGGCTGGTTCATTAGAGCATTTCTCGTTTAGTTACATACATAGCCGAAGTTGGTGAAGTAGTTACGGCATTCCTGGGGCCGGATGGTTTCAATGATGCTGCCGATAGCGGTCCAGAGAGCATCAAAGGATCGTTCGGCGGCTTTACGCAGGAGGGTTTTGATTTTGGAGCAGACCTGTTCAATCGGGTTGAGGTCGGGAGAATAAGGCGGCAGATAAAGGATTTCTGCACCTTTGTCCTTGATCATCTCCCGGACACCGGCAACCTTGTGGCTGCTCAGGTTGTCGCAGATGACGATATCACCTGGCTTGAGTGCAGGGCAGAGCTGGGTTTCCACATAAACCAGGAAAGCTGCGCCATTCATGGGCGCATCCAGACACCACGGCGCAAGCAAACCGTCAAGATGCAATCCGGCAACGAAAGTCATGGTTTTGTGACTGCCGGGAGCATGGTCATAGCATCGCTCTCCCACAGGACAGCGGCCATACTGCCTCGTCATGTCCGTGCTTGCTCCCGTTTCATCGAGAAAGATCAGGCGAGCGGGATCGCAGGTCTTTTGCCAGTCTCGCCAAATGAGCCTTGCCGCCGCCACGTCAGCACGCTCTTGTTCGCTGGCCTTCAGTGTTTTTTTTATAACTGTATCCCAGCGAGCGGATAAATCGGTCAACCGAGGAAACGTGGACACGAACCCCCAAAGTCTCTTCAATCCAATCGCGCAGCTGCGCAAGCGTTATGTCCTTATCCTCCAGAAGCTTGCCCTTGACCTCTGCAGCATGGGCGCTCAACGCATGACGCCGGTAACCTCCAATCTTGCGCGGGGAAACGCTCCCTTCCCGTCTCCACAGGCAGGTTATCTTCGATACAAATGAGGGGCTGACTGAATATTTATCGGCCACGGCCCTGATACTCAGACCCTTTTCTGTGTCCGCCACTACCCGCCAGCGCAAATCCTCTGAATAAGCTTTCGGCATCTCTCACCTCCTATCCTTTCTTATTTTAACGTACAGGGGAATTCCAGTGATTCTAATTAAAAGAAAAACGCTCTAAAACTCGTTCAAAGCTCACTCTGCCAGCTTAGCTATTGCTGATTTTACGTTTGAGAGTTGTATCTAGTAATCGCAGCCGTTCTGGTGTACCGATGTCCATCCATACTCCCTGATAGTGTGATCCGGTCACTTGGTTATTAGCAGTAGCTGTGCGTAATAAAGGTGCTAATTTCTGCGCTTGATTGGGAGCAATGTTCTCAAAAAGCGCAGGATGATACACACCAATGCCACTAAAAGTTAGTTTTTGATCATCAGAAAAAGTAGCTAATTCCGTTAGCTTGCCGGTCTCTTTATGTAGAAAAAAATCTCCTTCTGAATGATGATGAGGATTATCTACTAATACTAAATGCGCAAGTATATTCCCAGCGGCTGCTTGTATCTGTTGTAGTAACGAGTGCAAGACAGAAAAATCCACATCGCAGAAAACATCTGCATTAATAACCGCAAATGGTTGGCTGCAAATGGAATTCGTTAGCAATGGTAATGCGTGAGCGATCCCTCCTGCCGTTTCCAGCGTTGTATACTCTGGCGAATAATATATATGCAAACCATAGCATTCGCCATTTTGTAATGCTGCTTCAATCATTGTGCCGAGGTAGGCATGATTGATAACAACCTCATTAAAACCAGCTGCTGCTAATTTTTCTAAGTGATATTCGATTAGCATTTTATCCCCAGCACGCAACAGAGGTTTGGGGCAAGTATTTGTTAATGGTTGCATGCGTGTTCCCTTGCCCGCTGCGAGGATCATGGCTTTAAACATTTGTTTTATGTTGTTTGGTCAAAAGGTATAGCCTACAGCAGGTTTATCATTTGCCAACTGATCTAATAGCTGCGCCAGTGGATGAAGTTCGCGATAGCGTTCACATGTTTTCCGTAAATAGTACATCACCATTGGAATATCATTTAAATAGGCATCTTTTTGATCACGATAATACAGTCGGGAAAATACTCCCAGCACCTTCAGGTGACGTTGTACCCCCATCCATTCAAAATCCTGAAAAAATTGAGAAAAATTACTAGTAATCGGCAATCCTTCTTTGCGAGCCTTTTCCCAATAACGAATAACCCAATCCAGTACCTGGGCTTCAGGCCACTGAATATAAGCATCCTTAAAAAGCGATACTAAGTCATACGTAATCGGACCATAAACAGCATCTTGAAAGTCGATCACACCAGGATTGGGAGTAAATACCATCAAGTTGCGGCTGTGGTAATCTCTGTGCACAAATACCTGTGGTTGAGTGAGCACGTGTTCAAGAATCGAATCAAAAATAAGTTTGAGTGTGTTTTTCTGATCATCGCTGGGTGTGATTTGTAAGTGGTGCTGCATGTACCATTCGGGGAAGAGTGCTAATTCATAAGCGAGCAGTGCTCGATCATATTCTGGAAAGATATTTTTTTGACTGGCTACTTGTAGCCGAATTAGTACATCAATAGCGTCTTGATAAAGTTCATCGGCGCGCGCTGGTTCTTTAATAAGTGCGGTTTGATAAGTAAGAGAGCCGAGATCAGATAGTAGTAAAAAGCCCTGTTCTAGGTTTTGCGCAATAATATCCGGCACATGAATAGCAGCTTTTTTAAAGATATCAGCAGCATATAAAAAAGGCTGACAGTTCTCCCGCTGTGGAGGTGCATCCATAACAATCAAGGTCTTTTCAGGCAGAAAAACACGAAAATAACGGCGAAAACTGGCATCAGCTGAAGCAGGCAATAAAGTGAAAACTTGCTCTGGATAAATAGTTTTTAGCCAATCATTAAGAAGTTGTAGTCGATCCATTGAGCAGAAATTCACCAATTATTTAAATAGAAATAAGTTCCTCACGGCTTTATACCATTTAATGCCCTGTGAACAGAAGATTAGTTTATGTTTGCTTGTTAATTTAAAATATGAGATTTTATCTTGGAAGCCGATAACAAAATTTCAAAATAGAATGGAGAAAAGCAATGCTAAATAAAAGCGTATTAGACGAAATCGGCAGTAAAGTAAATGAAATTCTGGCTGGTAGCCCAGCCAAGGATATCGAGAAAAACATGCATGCAGTGTTAATGGGTATTTTTTCCAAAATGGATTTGGTGACACGAGAAGAATTTGCTGTACAGCAAGAAATCGTAAAACGTATGCGTATCAAATTAGCGGAATTAGAAGAACAGGTACGCAAACTGGAACAGCAAGTATATCCTGCGGAAACGACGGTAGAAAGCACGCTAGAAAATAGCGTGAATGATGAATCTTCTCACGAAAAATAGAGTTGAGGATTGAGTTTTATTATTAATAGATGTTGATCTAACAGACCCTATTGTGTTTTTATGTCGCTAGCTGTCTTATATAGCCGAGCATTGTGCGGTATGGATGCACCGTTAGTGACAGTAGAAGTGCATCTTGCCAATGGTTTACCAAGATTCACAATTGTCGGATTGCCGGAAGCGGAGGTAAAAGAAAGCAAGGATCGAGTGCGCGCAGCATTACAAAACGGACGATTTAAATTTCCGGCGCGCCGAATTACAGTCAACCTTGCTCCCGCAGATTTGCCTAAGGCAAGCGGGCGTTTTGATTTGCCCATTGCACTGGGTATTTTGGCTGCGACGGGACAAATTCCTGCAGATAAGCTCGATCAATATGAGTGGGCTGGTGAATTATCACTAAATGGAAAATTAAGGCCAATTCGTGGTGCATTGGCCATGACTTATCGTGCCGCTCGTTCGGGGCGAGGGTTTGTTTTACCTGAACAAAATGCTGGTGAAGCTGCCTTGGTCAAAGAGGCGCTGATCTATCCAGCCACTTCATTATTGCAGTTATGTGCGCGTTTGACTGGCCAGGAATCATGGGAGCCTTATCATGCTGAGCCGATAGCTTCTGTGCCAAATAATTATCCGGATATGGCAGATGTTAAAGGGCAGGTACAAGCTAGGCGTGCATTAGAGGTCGCTGCCGCAGGTGGACATAGTGTATTGATGATTGGGCCGCCGGGAACAGGAAAAACCATGCTGGCAAAACGTATTCCGGGGATTTTACCGCCTATGACTGAACAAGAAGCATTGGAATCAGCAGCGATTCAATCTCTCGGATTCGGTAGTTTTGATTTGGCTAATTGGGAGCAGCGTCCGTTTCGTGCGCCTCACCATACTGCCTCAGCAGTAGCGTTGGTAGGGGGAGGTAGCTTGCCACGTCCAGGTGAGATTTCGTTAGCGCTGCATGGTGTCTTGTTTCTTGATGAATTACCTGAATTTGAGCGTCGTGTTTTGGAAGTATTGCGAGAACCACTTGAATCCGGGCATATTACTATTTCACGTGCGGCTCGCCGAGCAGATTTTCCAGCCAAATTTCAATTAATTGCTGCGATGAATCCTTGTCCCTGTGGCTATCTTGGACATTACACTAACAGATGTCGATGTACCCCTGATCAGGTCGCACGTTATCGCGGAAAAATTTCTGGCCCTTTATTAGATCGCATTGATATCCAGATTGAGGTGCCTGCTTTGCCTAAAGAAGATTTGTTACGTGCGGGACAAGGAGAGGCGAGTAGTATGATTCAACAACGGACGGCAGCAGCTAGACAACGTCAACGAGAGCGACAAAAAATATCAAATGCCGAGCTAGCAATTCAAGATATTGAAAAATATTGTATGCCTGACACGAAAGGCAGACAGATGCTGGAGCGGGCAATGACACGTTTGAATATCTCGGCACGGGCTTATCACAGAATTCTGAAATTGGCACGCACCATTGCAGATTTATCAGAAAGTGAATCTGTATTGGCAGCACATGTGGCAGAAGCTATCCAGTACCGTCGTATGGGTATGAATTAAATGAGGGTGTCAGATACGATTAATAGTAATCTGTTGTTCTGGCGCAATTTTCAAATCGGGTATATTCACCCAAAAAGGTTAAATCGACTTTTCCGATTGGTCCGTTGCGCTGTTTGCCGATAATGATTTCGGCAATACCTTTATCTGGTGTATCTGGGTTGTATACTTCGTCACGATAAATAAATAAAATGACATCAGCGTCTTGTTCAATAGCGCCAGATTCACGTAAATCAGACATAATCGGACGTTTGTTTGGCCGTTGCTCAAGGCTGCGGTTAAGTTGGGATAAAGCAATAACCGGCACCTGTAATTCTTTTGCTAATGCTTTTAGGGATCGTGAGATTTCAGAAATTTCAGCTGCACGGTTTTCGCTGTTGGTAGAAGCAGATGACATAAGCTGCAGATAGTCGACAATAATAAGTCCTAGACCATTATGTTGGCGGTATAAACGTCGTGCCCGTGCGCGTAATTCGAGTGAATTTAACGCAGCTGTTTCATCAATAAATATTGGTGCATCGTTCAATTTTCCCAATGCGTGTGTCAAGCGTGGCCAATCTTCATCATCCAGTTGGCCGGTACGAACTTTGTGTTGATCCAGGCGACCAATTGAACCTAGCATTCGCATAGCAAGTTGTGCGCCTCCCATTTCCATGCTGAATACAGCTACAGGTTTGCCAACTTCAAGCGCAACATATTCACCAATATTGAGTGCAAATGCTGTTTTTCCCATTGAAGGACGTCCTGCCACGATAATAAGATCGCCAACCTGAAAGCCAGAAGTTTTTTGATCAAGATCATCAAAGCCAGAAGGAATGCCGGTAATGTCACTTGGATTACTTCGGCTGTAGAGCATTTCTATGCGTTCAACCACTTGTTTAAGCAGCGGTTGAATATCAACAAAACCTTGTTTGCCGTGCGCGCTTTGTTCTGCAATTTCAAATATTTTGCTTTCCGCTTCATCCAGTAGATCACCGGCAGAGCGCCCTGCCGGGTTGTATGCTAAATCTGTTATTTGTGTACTGACCTGTGCCAATCTGCGCATAACAGAGCGCTCTCGCACAATTTCTGCGTAGTGTCGAATATTAGCTGCTGACGGGGTGTTTTGTGTAATGGCGCCGACATAGGTAAGGCCACCTACTTGTTGCAACTGGTCAGTACTTTCAAGAGATTCTGCAACGGTGATTACATCTGCTGGCTTGTTTCGTTCTATTAGACGACATATATGTTGATAAATAAGCTGATGATCCTGGCGATAAAAATCATTTTCAACGATGATATCTGCTATTTTGTCCCATGCTTGATTGTCCAGCATTAATCCACCAAGGATAGATTGTTCAGCTTCAATGGAATGAGGAGGGAGCTTATAGGTATCGTTGTCAGTAATGTTTTGAATAAAACTGGTACCGGGTTGATTCATATGTTCAGGATATATCAATAGTAATAACACATGGCAAAAAACAAGAGAGTGTAAAAATGAGCTTAGGGTTAAACAAAAAAAGGACTATAAAAAGCCCTTTTTTGTTGGATTTTTATACTGTCTTATTGTCAGTTATATGGTTGCCTCACCTAGCACCGATACAGTGATGTGAGCAGATACTTCGCTGTGCAAAACAATATCGACTGTGTAGTCTCCCACCTGCTTGATTTGTCCTTCAGGCATACGAATCATAGATTTTTCAATGGCAAAATCTTGTTTTTGTAATTCTTCTGCAATATTTGCACTGGTAACAGATCCAAAAAGCTTGCCATCCACACCTGCTTTTTGAGAGATTTGTATTAGTAATCCATTCAGTTTTTCTGCCTGTTCATTCGCGACCGCTAGGATGCCAGCTTGTTTTTTCTCTAGTTCAGCACGTTGTGTTTCGAATTCGGCAATGGCTTTTTCAGTTGCTCTTTTTGCCTTGCCTTGAGGGATTAAGTAGTTTCGAGCGTAGCCTGGTTTAACATTTACAATACTGCCTAGTGCGCCAAGCTTAGCAATTTTTTCGAGTAAAATTACCTGCATATGATTTCTCCGGTGACTATTATTTAATGCCGATCAGTGTAGGGCAGCAATGCAAGAAAGCGTGCGCGCTCGATTGCTTGATTGAGCTGGCGCTGATAGTAGGCACGTGTGCCTGTAATACGTGCAGGGATTATTTTACCGTTTTCACTGATAAAGTCTTTCAATAGATCGATATCCTTGTAATCGATATGCTCAATTCCTTCAGCGGTAAAGCGACAGAATTTTTTGCGTTTAAATAATGGTCGGTTAGTCATCCGATCTCTTGTTCTATTCTTTGCGTTTCTATTTCTTGAAAATCTCATATTTATTTCTCCGCTATGTATTCATTTTAATATTTTCAGATAAACTTGACATCAAGTACGTGTAGAATTAACTGGTTATTTGAACGATTTTTTTTCGTCATAAAGCCTGATAATTCGACATATGTTTCAGATGCTATCTGTGCGATTTTTTGAGCCATTTCTGCCATTGCAATAACTGAAAGCTCAAATTCAATTGAGCGGAGCATGCTGGCTTCTTCTTGATCAGATGTATGGCGCAGTTTAAATTCTATAACCATAATACCGGCAGGTGTATGGCGTACAGCGCCGCGATCAATAATCTTTCCACTGATAGTCACCTGATTGCGCTTGGCTAAGCGATTTATATCTGGATTAAATATCGCCTTTTTCGACAGTGTCTGGCGTGTCATCTGTGGGTTTGTTTACTGTCTCTTCCTTCTCTTCTTTGGTAGAGGCTGTATCGCTTTTATCTTTATCTGAATTTGTTGCTGACGGCGGCGATTTATCGTCGGACACCATAGGAGAAGATGTTGTTACAGGGCCATGCGTACGAATGGTGAGGTGGCGAAGAATTGCGTCATTAAATCTGAAGCTGTGTTCCAGATTCTCAAGTGTTTCTTGATCACATTCGATATTCATTAAAATATAATGAGCTTTGTGCAACTTTTGAATAGGATAAGCAAGCTGTTTTCGTCCCCAGTCTTCAAGGCGATGGATTTTTCCGGATTTTTCAGTAATGCTATTGCTGTAACGCTCAACCATAGCAGAAACTTGTTCGCTCTGATCCGGGTGAACAATAAATACGATTTCGTAGTGCCTCATAGTATCCTTTTGGGTAAAGCCTTCATAGATCAATTAAACGAGTAGACCTAAGTAAAGCAAGGGTTAGAAGTTTAGAGTGATTTATTACAAATAAACTATCGCTACGATCAGTGCTTGTGATGAAAAATAGTAACCTCTAAACGATAGCGTATTAATTCTACTTAATTATTAACTAAACCTCAAAGGATAAACTAAAAAATAAATCAGTAGAGAAATCGTGATTATTAGAAGTGGTGAGTAGTGCCATATGTAAAATTAGCAGCGTGTGATTCGTAACTGAGAGGAATTCGAAATATTTAACGAAAATTAGATCGATATTGTTCTTTAATCTATTCCATTGATTGACTGAATGGGGTGATCGGGGTAGAATCGCCGGACTTTTTTTGAGAAGCCTGTGTTGCCTTGGGTTATGTTTTTAGTTAAAAACAGACCATTTCAAGTTGCCCTGTTGTGGCAATTACTATTTGCAGTGGTTGCAGCGATTGTATGTGGTGTGCTATCCGGTATAAATGGAGCGTTGTCTGGCTTCATTGGTGTGCTAATAAGTGTGATTGGTAGTTGGGCGTACGCAGCTTTAATATCAAGGCATAGAGGGTATTCTGCAAGTGGCACTCTGCGCACCGCGTTTCGTGCAGAGGCGGCAAAGATATTTTTAACTATTATACTGCTATGGGCTGTGTTTTCGATGTATGCGAACCTGGAGCCAATTATGTTTATCGGCTCTTTTATCATGGCGGTATTGATATCAAATGCAGCAATATTTGTTTCTGAAAAATCTTAAGCGTATCGATAACGATAATAAGGGTAAATAGATGTCGATGGAAGCGGAATTGACCCCAACCTCATATATACAACATCATCTATCTAACATGACTGTGAATCTCGGAGAGAGTTCTTTCTGGGTTTTGCATCTTGATACTCTGGTGATGTCTGTTCTGATTGGCCTCATTAGTATGGGTTTCATCTGGTTGGTAGTCAGGAAAGCTACTTCGGGTGTACCAGGTAAAACACAAGCTTTTGTTGAATTACTTATTGAGTTCATAGATGGTCAGGTGAAAAGTACTTTTCATGGCGAACGACATGCTTTTATTGCACCGGCAGCATTAACAATGTTCGTTTGGATTTTCATGATGAACGCCATGGATTTTCTGCCAACAGACGTGATGTCGTGGGTGTATGAGAATGTATTTGGGCTTGCTAATTGGCGTGGTGTGCCGACGGCAGATGCGAACACTACTTTTGCGCTTGCTCTTTCTATCTGGTTTTTAATGATTTACTACAGCATTAAAGTCAAAGGATTGGGCGGCTGGGTAAACGAATTGATTTGCACACCATTTGGTAAAAATCCATTGGTATGGATACCTAATCTATTATTGAACATTGTTGAATATATTTCCAAACCTTTGTCACATTCTTTGCGGTTGTATGGAAATATTTATGCTGGTGAAATTATATTTTTGTTGCTCGGTATGTGGGCAGCAACAGGTGTGAGTGGAACAATTTTTGGAGCGATTCTTGGTGCTGGTTGGTCGATTTTTCACATATTGATTGCTTTGTTGCATGCGTTTATATTCATGATGCTGGCAGTTGTTTATCTTTCCATGGCGCATGAATCATCACATTAATTATTGGTGGGATTTTATTATTAATT encodes the following:
- a CDS encoding competence protein ComM, with protein sequence MSLAVLYSRALCGMDAPLVTVEVHLANGLPRFTIVGLPEAEVKESKDRVRAALQNGRFKFPARRITVNLAPADLPKASGRFDLPIALGILAATGQIPADKLDQYEWAGELSLNGKLRPIRGALAMTYRAARSGRGFVLPEQNAGEAALVKEALIYPATSLLQLCARLTGQESWEPYHAEPIASVPNNYPDMADVKGQVQARRALEVAAAGGHSVLMIGPPGTGKTMLAKRIPGILPPMTEQEALESAAIQSLGFGSFDLANWEQRPFRAPHHTASAVALVGGGSLPRPGEISLALHGVLFLDELPEFERRVLEVLREPLESGHITISRAARRADFPAKFQLIAAMNPCPCGYLGHYTNRCRCTPDQVARYRGKISGPLLDRIDIQIEVPALPKEDLLRAGQGEASSMIQQRTAAARQRQRERQKISNAELAIQDIEKYCMPDTKGRQMLERAMTRLNISARAYHRILKLARTIADLSESESVLAAHVAEAIQYRRMGMN
- a CDS encoding N-acetylmuramate alpha-1-phosphate gives rise to the protein MFKAMILAAGKGTRMQPLTNTCPKPLLRAGDKMLIEYHLEKLAAAGFNEVVINHAYLGTMIEAALQNGECYGLHIYYSPEYTTLETAGGIAHALPLLTNSICSQPFAVINADVFCDVDFSVLHSLLQQIQAAAGNILAHLVLVDNPHHHSEGDFFLHKETGKLTELATFSDDQKLTFSGIGVYHPALFENIAPNQAQKLAPLLRTATANNQVTGSHYQGVWMDIGTPERLRLLDTTLKRKISNS
- a CDS encoding IS630 family transposase ISAzs37, which codes for MAAARLIWRDWQKTCDPARLIFLDETGASTDMTRQYGRCPVGERCYDHAPGSHKTMTFVAGLHLDGLLAPWCLDAPMNGAAFLVYVETQLCPALKPGDIVICDNLSSHKVAGVREMIKDKGAEILYLPPYSPDLNPIEQVCSKIKTLLRKAAERSFDALWTAIGSIIETIRPQECRNYFTNFGYVCN
- a CDS encoding N-acetylmuramateN-acetylglucosamine kinase — encoded protein: MDRLQLLNDWLKTIYPEQVFTLLPASADASFRRYFRVFLPEKTLIVMDAPPQRENCQPFLYAADIFKKAAIHVPDIIAQNLEQGFLLLSDLGSLTYQTALIKEPARADELYQDAIDVLIRLQVASQKNIFPEYDRALLAYELALFPEWYMQHHLQITPSDDQKNTLKLIFDSILEHVLTQPQVFVHRDYHSRNLMVFTPNPGVIDFQDAVYGPITYDLVSLFKDAYIQWPEAQVLDWVIRYWEKARKEGLPITSNFSQFFQDFEWMGVQRHLKVLGVFSRLYYRDQKDAYLNDIPMVMYYLRKTCERYRELHPLAQLLDQLANDKPAVGYTF
- a CDS encoding putative lipoprotein YiaD, whose translation is MYKVMVITASLAGLVMVGCADMSATQRGGGTGALIGAGTGAAIGALAGGGKGAAIGAGAGAAVGAGAGYLWSKRMEEQRIQMENVTAGTGVTVSQTADNRLMLNIPSDISFDTGSAQIKPNLRPILDSFATSLLNNPGTQVTIIGHTDNTGSDAVNNPLSVNRAASTREYLVHRGVPVQRIQIDGSGSYQPVASNSTAAGRAQNRRVEIYVSETQGGSIQ
- a CDS encoding IS3 family transposase ISMaq1, whose product is MAKEAITKYAISIRLACLCLGISESCFYYQSKLNAENEQIADWLLRLTDNKKRWGFGLCFLYLRNVKGFKWNHKRVYRIYRELELNLRIKPRKRIKRDKPDALSVPATINDVWSMDFMSDSLADGRSIRALNVIDDFNRECLAIDVDFSLPSARVVRSLEQVIEWRGKPNTIRCDNGPEYISEAIKDWAKARQITLQYIQPGKPTQNAYVERFNRTMRHEWLDLNIFESIEQAQELATQWLWTYNNERPHTAIGGVPPRQLLQAV
- a CDS encoding IS3 family transposase ISAeca6 — encoded protein: MRKSNFTESQIMAILKQNEAGIPVPELCREHGMSSASFYKWRSKYGGMDTSLMKRMKELEDENRRLKKMYAEERLKAEIRLEALKGKL